The Streptomyces sp. NBC_00236 DNA window AGAAGCTGGGCGCCCTGCCCGCCACGCCCCGCGCCGTGCTGACGACCCCGCAGGTGCGGGCCGCCGTCGCCGGTTCGCTGGACGCGGGCGAGATCTGGGACGAGGACGCGCTCGACGGCGACGAGCTCGTGGAGACCGTCCTCACCCTGGTCCGGGACGCCGACCTGGCACCCGGCGACGAGCCCTGGCTCGGTGCGCTCGCCCTGCCCGACGAGGACGGCGAGCTCGCGCCGGCCGGTGAACTGGTGCTGCCGGGCAGCCCGTTCGCCGCGATCATGCGCGAGGGCGAACTCGCCCTGTGCGACGAGGAGCTGGCCGGCCGGTGGGGCGAGCAGCCGCTCACCGCCTGCGGGGTGCTTGCCACGTTCGCGCTCGTCAGGGCCACGGATGTGGTGCTCGACCCCGATGAACTGGAACCCCGGGACAGCGACTTCGCCGAGCCCGACGACGCCGGGCTGCTCGACGCCGTCGACGTGTGGTGCGAGGACATCCTCGACCAGCTCCCCGACACCCCCGTGCCGCCGGTCGCCACCGAGATCGTCGCCGTCCGCGACCTCGACCTCGTCGACGACGACGCCTGGCCCCAGGCGCTCGCCCTGCTCGCCAGGCCGCCGCTGCGGGACGCGCTGACCCAGCCGGTGCGCGTGCTGCTCCCGGACGGCACGACGCAGTCCGTACGCCCGTACACGGCCTGGTGGCTGCGCGATCACCCGGTGCTGGACGGCCGCCGCCCGGCCGGCCTGCGCGCCCACGGCGGGGACCCCCGGCTCGCGGGCCTGTACGACTCCGCCGACGCGACCGGCTTCGACGACGCGCAGGTGCTGCGCGCCCTCGGGGTACGGACGTCGGTCGCGGCCCTGCTGGACGAGCCCGGCGGTGCGGCCGAACTCCTCGGGCGGCTCGCGGACGAGGACCGTCCGGTCGGCCCCGTACAGCTGCACTCCCTGTACACGGCGCTCGCCGAACTCGATCCGGAGCAGGTCACGCTGCCGGACGAACTGCGGGCCGTCGTCGACGGCGAGGTGCGGGTCGTCGACGCGGCGGACGCGATGATCGCGGACGCCCCGGACCTGCTGCCGCTGACCGGCGGCGTGGCGCTGCTGCCCGTCGCCCCGTCGAGCGCGGCGGAGCTGGCCGAGCTGTTCCAGGTGCGGCGGCTCGGCGAGAGCGTCGAGGCGGAGGTGACGTCCGAGGGGGAGGAACACCAGGTCCCCGGCCCGGTCCGGATCCTGCTCGGCCCCGGCACCCCGGACACGTACGTCGAGCACGGCGAACTGCGGGCCGGTGGCGTCGAGCTGGACTGGCGCCGCACCCCGGACGGTGTCGTCCACGCCGCGACCCTGGAGGGCGTCGCGGCGGGCCTGGCCTGGGCGGCGGGCCAGTGGCCGCGCCGGTTCGAGGTCGCGGCCCTGCTGGAGGACCCGTCCCGCACGGACGAACTGGCCCGGGACCGCTGGTTCGACTGAGTACGGGGCGGCCCCGGGCTGCCGCTACGCCGGGAAGCGGCGGCCCACCAGGCGCCAGGCGTACTCCAGGGCGACCGAGGCCACCACGGCGATGCCCACCGCCGTCCACGGCATCGTCGTGCCCACCAGCTTCAGGGCGAAGAAGTCCTGGAGCCACGGCACCACGAGCACGATCAGGAACGCCAGGCCCATCGCCGCCACCAGACAGATCCGCCACCAGGTGTAGGGGCGCGCGATGATCGCCAGGACCCACATCGAGACCAGGAACAGCGTGAGCGTGGCGGCGCTCGTCTCCGCGTCCAGCGCGCCCGTACCGGAGTAGTGGTTCCGGGCGATCAGGTACATCGTGAAGGTGGCGGCGGCCGCGATGGTGCCCGACGGGATCGCGTACCGCATGACGCGGCGCACGAAGTGCGGATGGGCCCGTTCCTTGTTCGGCGCCAGGGCCAGGAAGAACGCCGGGACGCCGATCGTCAGCGTCGACAGCAGGGTCAGATGGCGGGGCAGGAACGGGTACTCGACCTGGAAGCAGACGACCAGGACGGCCAGCAGAACCGAGTAGACGGTCTTCGTGAGGAACAGCGTGGCGACCCGGGTGATGTTGCCGATGACCCGGCGGCCCTCGGCGACGACGGAGGGCAGCGTCGCGAAGCTGTTGTTCAGGAGCACGATCTGGGCGACCGCCCGGGTCGCCTCCGAGCCCGAGCCCATCGAGACGCCGATGTCGGCGTCCTTGAGGGCGAGGACGTCGTTGACGCCGTCGCCGGTCATCGCGACGGTGTGGCCGCGGGACTGGAGGGCGGCGACCATGTCCCGCTTCTGCTGCGGGGTGACGCGGCCGAAGACCGTGTTCTCCTCCATGGCGGTGGCCATCGCGTCGGGGTCGGTCGGCAGTTTGCGTGCGTCCATGGTGTGCTCGGCGCCCGGCAGCCCGAGCTTCGCGGCGACGGCGCCGACCGAGACGGCGTTGTCCCCGGAGATCACCTTCGTGGCGACCCGCTGGTCGGCGAAGTAGGCGAGGGTCTCCCCGGCGTCGGGCCGCAGCCGCTGTTCCAGGACGACCAGCGCGCTCGGCACGGCCCCGTCGGCGCTGTCCGGGGCGTCGAGTTCGCCCCGCGCGCGGGCGAGCAGCAGGACCCGCAGGCCCTGCTCGTTGAGCTGCTCGATCTCGGTGAGGGCCGGGTCCGCCTCCGGGAGCAGCACGTCCGGGGCGCCGAGCAGCCAGGACGACTCACGCCCCTCGCCCTCGTCGAACGCGGCGCCGCTGTACTTGCGGGCCGAGGAGAACGGCAGCGCCTGGGTGACGGTCCAGGCCTGGCCCTCGGGGACCGGGTAGGTGTCGATGATGGCCTGGAGGCTGGCGTTGGGCCGCGGGTCGGAGGCACCGAAGGCCCCGAGGACGCGGCGCAGGTACGGCTCGTCCGTCCCGTTCAGCGCGCGGACTTCGCTGACGTCCATGCCGCCCTCGGTGAGGGTGCCGGTCTTGTCCAGGCAGACGACGTCGACCCGGGCCAGCCCTTCGATGGCGGGGAGCTCCTGGACCAGGCACTGCTTGCGCCCCAGCCGTACGACACCGATCGCGAAGGCGACCGAGGTGAGCAGGACCAGACCCTCGGGGATCATCGGGACGATGCCGCCGACGGTCCGGGCGACCGACTCCTTGAAGTTGTTGTCCTTGACGACGAGCTGGCTGATGATCAGGCCGATCGCGGTCGGGATCATCATCCAGGTGACGTACTTGAGGATGGTGGAGATGCCGCTGCGCAGCTCCGACTGGACGAGCGTGAAGCGGGAGGCCTCCTCGGCGAGCTGCGCGGCGTAGGCCTCGCGGCCGACCTTCGTCGCGGTGAAGGCGCCGCCGCCGGCGACGACGAAGCTGCCGGACATGACGGGGTCCCCGGTCCGTTTCAGCACCGGGTCGGCTTCGCCGGTGAGCAGGGACTCGTCGATCTCCAGGCTGTCGGCCTCGGTGACCGTGCCGTCCACGATGACCTTGTCGCCGGGGCCCAGCTCGACGAGGTCGCCGAGGACGATCTCGGAGACGGAGACCTCGGCCGCCACCCCGTCCCGCCGCACCGTGGGTTTCGCCTCGCCGATGACCGCGAGGCTGTCCAGGGTCTTCTTGGCCCGCCACTCCTGCACGATGCCGATGCCGGTGTTGGCGATGATCACGAAGCCGAAGAGGCTGTCCTGGATCGGCGCGACGAACAGCATGATCACCCAGAGCACGCCGATGATCAGGTTGAACCGGGTGAGGACGTTGGCGCGGACGATCTCGGTCACGGACCGGGACGAGCGCACCGGTACGTCGTTGACCTCGCCGCGGGCGATCCGCTCGGCGACCTCGGCCGCGGTCAGTCCGCGGGCGGCGGCGGCCGGGGCGGGCGGGTCCACCGGGTGGACCGGGTCGAGTTCGGAACCGGCGTCGATCTTCACCGGCCGGCCGGTGCCGGGGGGTCCGGAGGAACCTGTCGGCTGTTCCCCGGAGGGATCGATTGCCCGCTGAGTCATGGTTCCGACGGTACGGGCGGATCGTGCGGTTCACCCACCGAGCAGCCGGAAGATCAGACCGGGGGAGGAGGGGAATGGTCCCGTGGTCGTACGGGAGCGGTGGAGGCGGTCCGGTTCAGGCGGTGGCG harbors:
- a CDS encoding HAD-IC family P-type ATPase; this encodes MTQRAIDPSGEQPTGSSGPPGTGRPVKIDAGSELDPVHPVDPPAPAAAARGLTAAEVAERIARGEVNDVPVRSSRSVTEIVRANVLTRFNLIIGVLWVIMLFVAPIQDSLFGFVIIANTGIGIVQEWRAKKTLDSLAVIGEAKPTVRRDGVAAEVSVSEIVLGDLVELGPGDKVIVDGTVTEADSLEIDESLLTGEADPVLKRTGDPVMSGSFVVAGGGAFTATKVGREAYAAQLAEEASRFTLVQSELRSGISTILKYVTWMMIPTAIGLIISQLVVKDNNFKESVARTVGGIVPMIPEGLVLLTSVAFAIGVVRLGRKQCLVQELPAIEGLARVDVVCLDKTGTLTEGGMDVSEVRALNGTDEPYLRRVLGAFGASDPRPNASLQAIIDTYPVPEGQAWTVTQALPFSSARKYSGAAFDEGEGRESSWLLGAPDVLLPEADPALTEIEQLNEQGLRVLLLARARGELDAPDSADGAVPSALVVLEQRLRPDAGETLAYFADQRVATKVISGDNAVSVGAVAAKLGLPGAEHTMDARKLPTDPDAMATAMEENTVFGRVTPQQKRDMVAALQSRGHTVAMTGDGVNDVLALKDADIGVSMGSGSEATRAVAQIVLLNNSFATLPSVVAEGRRVIGNITRVATLFLTKTVYSVLLAVLVVCFQVEYPFLPRHLTLLSTLTIGVPAFFLALAPNKERAHPHFVRRVMRYAIPSGTIAAAATFTMYLIARNHYSGTGALDAETSAATLTLFLVSMWVLAIIARPYTWWRICLVAAMGLAFLIVLVVPWLQDFFALKLVGTTMPWTAVGIAVVASVALEYAWRLVGRRFPA